The Candidatus Rokuibacteriota bacterium genome has a segment encoding these proteins:
- a CDS encoding DNA-3-methyladenine glycosylase 2 family protein — MARTLARFHLWGEDPANSLGDGVFRRAVRVGGRWYGYELRWAGGPDDARVTLRLPGARSARALDAAVAEARQLCGLELDLPAFYQAARRDPVLGALVPRLYGLRPTLMPQPLEMLVGAVCAQQVNLRFAFTVRARLVRGFGTPVAVGGHTVYAFPDAERLARAQVRQLRAMQFTGRKAEYIIGLARQVASGALDLDALRGRPNGEVMSTLTAIRGFGRWTAEWFLARSLGRGDVCPAGDLAVRKAFAHFFGRGRLPSEAAVRRRAAAWGGHQNLAVHYLLAGQRLAGATAGGGT, encoded by the coding sequence GTGGCTCGCACGCTTGCCCGGTTTCACCTCTGGGGCGAGGATCCGGCGAACAGCCTGGGCGACGGGGTCTTCCGGCGCGCGGTGCGGGTCGGCGGGCGCTGGTACGGCTACGAGCTACGCTGGGCCGGCGGCCCGGACGACGCGCGGGTGACGCTCCGGCTCCCCGGGGCGCGGAGCGCCCGGGCCCTGGACGCGGCGGTCGCCGAGGCCCGGCAGCTCTGCGGGCTCGAGCTGGATCTACCGGCGTTCTACCAGGCCGCGCGCCGCGATCCGGTGCTCGGCGCGCTGGTGCCGCGGCTCTACGGGCTCCGGCCCACGCTGATGCCGCAACCGCTCGAGATGCTCGTGGGGGCGGTGTGCGCCCAGCAGGTGAATCTGCGGTTCGCCTTCACGGTGCGCGCCCGGCTGGTGCGGGGCTTCGGCACGCCCGTGGCGGTGGGCGGCCACACCGTCTACGCCTTCCCGGACGCGGAGCGGCTGGCGCGCGCGCAGGTCAGACAGCTCCGGGCCATGCAGTTCACGGGGCGGAAGGCCGAGTACATCATCGGTCTGGCCCGCCAGGTCGCCTCCGGCGCGCTCGACCTGGATGCCCTGCGCGGGCGCCCCAACGGAGAGGTGATGAGCACGCTGACGGCGATCCGGGGATTCGGGCGGTGGACGGCGGAGTGGTTCCTGGCGCGCAGCCTGGGGCGCGGGGACGTCTGCCCGGCGGGGGACCTCGCGGTGAGGAAGGCCTTCGCCCACTTCTTCGGCCGCGGCCGGCTCCCGAGCGAAGCGGCTGTCCGCCGCCGCGCGGCGGCGTGGGGAGGCCATCAGAACCTGGCGGTGCACTATCTCCTGGCCGGGCAGCGGCTCGCCGGCGCGACTGCCGGAGGCGGGACATGA
- a CDS encoding enoyl-CoA hydratase/isomerase family protein — protein MPDAVLVARSDGVQTLTLNRPDSLNALTVEVMGALADRLEEAAADRDTRAVVITGAGSAFSAGGDLALLQALPGMPEGRAREVVYGAFQRVPRLIRAMTKPVIAAVNGAAVGAGCEIAVACDFRIASEKARFGEVWITLGCIPALGGMFLLPRLVGLGRATELVLTGEIIDAREALRIGLVNKVVMPPDLPRAAEELALSLARGPARAIAAAKAALDRGLASTFQAELAATVEAQIACFATRDFAEGVRALAEKRTPRFTGE, from the coding sequence ATGCCCGATGCCGTCCTCGTCGCCCGGTCCGATGGAGTGCAGACCCTCACGCTCAACCGTCCCGACTCGCTCAACGCGCTCACCGTGGAGGTGATGGGCGCCCTGGCCGACCGCCTGGAGGAGGCGGCCGCCGACCGGGACACCCGCGCCGTGGTGATCACCGGCGCGGGCAGCGCCTTCTCGGCGGGCGGCGACCTGGCCTTGCTCCAGGCGCTCCCGGGCATGCCCGAGGGGCGCGCCCGGGAGGTGGTCTACGGGGCGTTCCAGCGGGTGCCGCGGCTCATCCGCGCCATGACCAAGCCCGTGATCGCCGCCGTCAACGGCGCGGCCGTGGGCGCCGGCTGCGAGATCGCCGTGGCGTGCGACTTCCGGATCGCGTCGGAGAAGGCGCGCTTCGGCGAGGTCTGGATCACGCTCGGCTGCATCCCGGCGCTCGGCGGCATGTTCCTCTTGCCCCGGCTCGTGGGGCTCGGCAGGGCCACGGAGCTCGTCCTCACCGGCGAGATCATCGACGCCCGGGAGGCGCTCCGCATCGGCCTCGTGAACAAGGTGGTCATGCCGCCGGACCTGCCCCGCGCCGCCGAGGAGCTCGCCCTGAGCCTCGCCCGGGGGCCGGCGCGCGCCATCGCCGCCGCCAAGGCCGCGCTCGACCGCGGCCTCGCCTCGACCTTCCAGGCGGAGCTGGCCGCCACCGTGGAGGCGCAGATCGCCTGCTTCGCCACCCGCGACTTCGCGGAAG
- a CDS encoding carboxymuconolactone decarboxylase family protein — protein MIHLHEKNAERQRLNGLVARSPMQVPAAFGALGRRLFADGALSKKHKELTALAVAVSQNCFD, from the coding sequence ATGATCCACCTCCACGAGAAGAACGCCGAGCGGCAGCGCCTGAACGGCCTCGTGGCGCGGAGCCCCATGCAGGTGCCCGCGGCCTTCGGCGCGCTGGGCCGGCGCCTGTTCGCCGACGGCGCGCTCTCGAAGAAGCACAAGGAGCTGACGGCCCTGGCCGTGGCGGTGTCGCAGAACTGCTTCGACTGA
- a CDS encoding MFS transporter has product MPGTATAGATHRGLVLAGVMGAVFLGAMESTVVATAMPTVVASLGGIRIYSWVFSGFLLASTVTMPIWGRLADLIGRRRTYLAGFALFLVGSALSGFAQSMGQLIAFRAVQGLGAGSLITLGMTIIGDLYDLERRAKMQGYFSGVWGVASLVGPLLGGFLADTVSWRWVFYINVPFGLLAAGAIGCGLRGEGRSPRPVVFDHAGTLLFAGAISALLMGLVEAGRGASWTQGSVLALLAASAVLLAGFLLVERGAAEPLIPLGLFANPMVRAASATGFLSGMAMFGAIAYIPLFLQAVIGSTATQAGFVLTPFILGWVAFSILGARLVLRVGYRGVVLAGMAVLTLGFLLFAGWSASLTRLTAARDIVLAGIGMGLVFVPMLIAVQNAVPRPLLGSATSVVSFFRSIGGTVGVAVMGAVMAHRLHTELAGLLAAAPPPLQEGLRRVVEHPDLIVNPMSRAGLGAEVLLQMRPAMASAVGGVFTVGLAVCVAALASAFLVPAGQAKDLAVAQEPAAPSGP; this is encoded by the coding sequence GTGCCCGGGACGGCAACTGCGGGCGCGACGCACCGGGGCCTCGTGCTGGCCGGGGTGATGGGCGCGGTGTTCCTCGGGGCGATGGAGTCCACGGTGGTCGCGACCGCGATGCCGACGGTCGTCGCCAGCCTCGGAGGCATCCGGATCTACTCCTGGGTGTTCTCCGGCTTCCTCCTGGCCTCCACGGTCACCATGCCGATCTGGGGGCGCCTGGCCGACCTCATCGGCCGCCGGCGGACCTACCTGGCCGGCTTCGCCCTCTTCCTGGTCGGTTCGGCCCTCTCCGGGTTCGCCCAGAGCATGGGCCAGCTCATCGCCTTTCGCGCCGTGCAGGGGCTGGGCGCGGGCTCGCTGATCACGCTGGGCATGACCATCATCGGCGACCTCTACGATCTCGAGCGCCGGGCGAAGATGCAGGGGTACTTCTCCGGAGTCTGGGGGGTGGCCTCCCTCGTGGGCCCGCTGCTCGGCGGCTTCCTGGCCGACACGGTGTCCTGGCGGTGGGTCTTCTACATCAACGTGCCCTTCGGGCTCCTGGCCGCCGGCGCCATCGGCTGCGGGCTCCGCGGCGAGGGGCGCTCGCCCCGGCCCGTGGTGTTCGACCACGCGGGGACGCTGCTCTTCGCCGGCGCCATCTCCGCCCTGCTGATGGGACTCGTGGAGGCGGGACGCGGGGCCTCGTGGACGCAGGGGTCCGTCCTGGCGCTGCTCGCCGCCTCCGCGGTGCTGCTCGCCGGCTTCCTCCTGGTGGAGCGGGGCGCGGCCGAGCCCCTCATCCCCCTCGGGCTCTTCGCAAACCCGATGGTCCGCGCCGCCTCGGCCACCGGATTCCTCTCCGGGATGGCCATGTTCGGGGCCATCGCCTACATTCCCCTCTTCCTGCAGGCCGTGATCGGGAGCACGGCGACCCAGGCCGGCTTCGTGCTCACGCCCTTCATCCTGGGGTGGGTCGCGTTCTCCATCCTCGGCGCGCGCCTGGTCCTGCGGGTCGGCTACCGCGGCGTCGTCCTGGCCGGCATGGCGGTCCTCACCCTCGGCTTCCTCCTGTTCGCCGGCTGGAGCGCGTCCCTCACCCGGCTGACCGCCGCCCGGGACATCGTGCTGGCCGGGATCGGCATGGGGCTCGTCTTCGTGCCCATGCTGATCGCGGTGCAGAACGCCGTGCCGCGCCCGCTCCTGGGCTCCGCCACCTCCGTCGTCTCGTTCTTCCGGTCCATCGGGGGCACGGTGGGCGTGGCCGTGATGGGGGCGGTGATGGCGCACCGGCTGCACACGGAGCTCGCGGGGTTGCTGGCCGCGGCGCCGCCGCCGCTGCAGGAGGGGCTGCGGCGCGTGGTCGAGCATCCCGACCTGATCGTGAACCCCATGAGTCGCGCGGGGCTCGGCGCGGAGGTGCTGCTGCAGATGCGGCCGGCCATGGCCTCCGCGGTGGGCGGCGTCTTCACCGTGGGGCTCGCAGTGTGCGTCGCGGCGCTCGCGTCCGCCTTCCTCGTTCCCGCCGGGCAGGCCAAGGACCTGGCGGTGGCCCAGGAGCCGGCGGCTCCCTCGGGGCCGTGA
- a CDS encoding PPOX class F420-dependent oxidoreductase encodes MAGIPEPFKDLLEKKAFASLATLGADGAPQVTPVWFDWDGTHIRVNTARGRVKDKNLRRNPLVALAVMDPDNPYRYFQVKGRVAEITEAGADGHIDSLAKKYLGQDTYPFRQPGEVRVIYKIAPQRVQTMG; translated from the coding sequence ATGGCAGGGATTCCGGAGCCGTTCAAGGATCTGCTGGAGAAGAAGGCCTTCGCCAGCCTGGCAACCCTCGGGGCCGACGGCGCCCCGCAGGTGACCCCGGTGTGGTTCGACTGGGACGGGACCCACATCCGGGTCAACACGGCCCGGGGCCGCGTCAAGGACAAGAACCTGCGCCGGAACCCGCTCGTCGCCCTGGCCGTCATGGACCCGGACAACCCGTACCGCTACTTCCAGGTCAAGGGCCGGGTGGCCGAGATCACCGAGGCCGGGGCCGACGGCCACATCGACTCGCTCGCCAAGAAGTACCTCGGCCAGGACACCTACCCCTTCCGCCAGCCCGGCGAGGTCCGCGTCATCTACAAGATCGCGCCCCAGCGCGTGCAGACCATGGGGTAG
- a CDS encoding DUF971 domain-containing protein gives MTIKRGLPILGQPNPEQPRDVHLVGRYALGITWADSHSSIYPFDRLRLDDPALAGSPPPALTEAMTWPREIKKLPDALRVTWSDGGQSLYPYSQLRARCGCAGCTGGH, from the coding sequence ATGACGATCAAGCGGGGCCTGCCCATCCTGGGGCAGCCGAATCCGGAGCAGCCGCGGGACGTGCATCTGGTCGGCCGCTACGCGCTCGGCATCACCTGGGCGGACAGCCACTCGAGCATCTACCCCTTCGACCGGCTGCGGCTGGACGATCCGGCGCTCGCCGGCTCGCCGCCGCCGGCGCTCACGGAGGCCATGACGTGGCCGCGGGAGATCAAGAAGCTCCCGGATGCCCTGCGCGTCACCTGGTCGGACGGAGGCCAGAGCCTCTACCCGTACTCGCAGCTCCGCGCGCGGTGTGGCTGCGCCGGCTGCACGGGCGGCCACTAG